GCTCTTGCGCTTCGGCTGGAACTGTGCCAATGCGGCCCAGGGCGAATGTCGCCGCCAGTTTCAGATGTTCTTCGTCCAGGCACTTGGCGATGGCGGGAACCGACGCTTTGGCCGCTTCCGGCATGCTGGCCAAGGCCAGGATCGCTTCGCGACGGGTTTCGATCGGCGCTCCCGGCAATAGTTCGGTCAGTGCGGGCGCCGCTTCAGCCGCATCGGGGCCAATTTCACGCAGCACCAGGCACGCCCAGAAGGCCGATTTTTCGTTCTTCAGGGCCATGGCCAAGCCGGGGACGGCAGGTTTGCCGGCGTCGGCGATCGCGTGCATCACACGCAGACGAACGGCGGGATCGGCGTCGCTGAGCAACTTGGCGAACAGGCCGACCACTTTCTGGCGATCCGGATGAATCGCTTGCAGCGCGCCGATCGCCTGACGGCGAACCATCGGATCGGAGTCGCCGACCAGTTCGACGAGCGCGTCGACGGCCGGTTCGGCGGCGTGGCCGATTTCGCCCAGGGCATGGGCGGCATGAGCACGAACCATCGCCGAGCTCGACTTCAGTTGTTTGGTCAACGGAGCGACCGCCGCAGCGCCGTCAACGCCCGCGGCGCCCAGCTTATCGATGGCGGTGATTTGGGTCTCTTCGCTCGACGACGAGAGAGCTTCGATCGATTGCTCGACGTCGCCCGGGGCCGAGAAAGCGGCGCCGGTGAAGCCAAGCGAGGCGGCCAGCGCCAGCGACGCCAGACCGTGGAGGTGAATACGCATAATTTTTATCTCTATGGATGTAAGGCGTCGAAGGAATTACTGCAAACCAACCTGGCACGTCTGGTAGAGCAAGCTCTTGAGAAACGAGCTGGCTTCGACGTACTGTTGCGGCGGAACCTTTTTGATGCCGCTTTTCAGCTTGGCGTTCATTTCGTCGGCCGTTTGGATAAACGCGTTGGTATCCTGGTAACCGAGTTCGCCGTTGGTCGCCTTCTTTTCCAGCAGGCTCGACAATTCGTCCCGTTCCGACTCGAACGACGGATACTGGAGCAGCAGCGGCCATTCCACTTGTCCGCTGACGGCGTTCACCTGATCCGGCGAGAGCGGTTTGGGCGCCGCTTCTTTGGCGAGATAGGCCATTTGCTCTTCCGACGGATGCACTCGTTTGGTCGCTTCGTAGGCGTCGCGACGCTCTCGCATCTGGAAGTAGGTGTCGGCGTACTGTTGATGGTTGGAGATCTCGTTGCTTTGCGCTTGCGTCGCGTAAACGGCCGCTTGCGCCGTTTGCAGGTTGTACGAGCCTTGGGCGCTGGTCAGATTCGCCATTCCGTTCAGGGCGCCTTCTTCGGCGGTCGAAGCATGGTAACCGCCATACCCATAGCCATAACCCGGCGGCGGATAGCCGGCCGGTTGTGCGAGGGCGACGCCTGCGAGAAGGAGAACAGGGAGCGAATACAGCATCAATTTCATCGTAAGTTCTCTCAAGGGTCGGAGAAGCGAAGGTGTAGGGGGAAAGCAAATCGGCGCTCTCATCAGAGATCGCCGAATTGAGGGTGTAGGTAGTCTACGGGACTACTGTCCCAAAGGATCGTCCGAGCTCGCGCTATCGGGCTTCTTCAGCCGGACCAGCAACCATTGCTCGGTCTTGTCTTTGCCGAAGTGGATCAGGACCGGAGCTTCATCCTTGGTCAGATTGTACAGCCCGGTTTCGACCACGTTGTTGGTGTTGTCGCCGACCGTAAATGCGACGCGTTGCGTTTTCTTGTCGGCCGAACCCTGAATGACTTCCGACTTGCCGGTCTTGGTATCAGTATAGTTGCCGCGAATGATCCCGTCCTTGTTGATCGCCAGCTGGATCGTCACGTCCGAGGTCGTTTCGCCCGATTTCGACAGGGCGAACACGCCCAGCGGCAGCCAGTCGCCATCGGAAGACGCCTGAGCTTGGGCCCCGTCGGTAGCCAGCGTGCTGGCCGAGTCATAGTACTCTTCCGGCGTGCCGACGCTTTGGCCGTTCACATAGACCGAGTTGTCTTGGTAGACGACCGTGTTGCCATAGTCGTAATAGACCGGAGCGTCCGAATAGCCCATCCAGGCGTCCAGCGAACCCCAGGTCGCCGCTCGCCAGCAATAGCCAGCGGCCCAACCCGCGGCGAACCAGGCGCCCGGATGATCGGTATACCAACCAGGACCATAGACGCCCCAGTGATTGAAATTGGTGCGAACGCCCACGGCACAGTGATAACGATCGGTGGGAGAAACGCGGACGAAGCCCGCCGCCGCTCCATGCGGACCAACCACGGCGCCGCGAGCCGCGAAACCGCCGTTGGGACCGCGAACCGCTCCGCCAGCGGCGATGTCGCCGCGCGGACCACGAGCGATCGCCTGACCACCCTTGGCGCCATCAGCGCCTTCAAAACCGCGTCCAGCGACCGCCCCGCCATTGGGGCCAACGGCGCCGCCGCGGCCCACCGTGTTGTCGCGGGGGCCAGTGATCGACGTGCCAGAGGCGGCGCCGCCGCGCGGACCGTCGACCGAGCCATGGTTGATGTCAAAGTAGTTGCCGTCGTGGCTGTAGTGACTAGCGCTGGTTCCCAGTCCATGGAGTCCGCCGTCGGACGGCAGGCCGAGGAAACTGTTTAGCTGACTGCGACTTGGGGCCGCGCCGCCAAATGCGCCAGCGCCGAGACCACCCCGATCCAGACCGCCGCCGCCCAGACCAGCGCCACCGCCCAGACCGCCGCGATCCAAGGCGCCGCCACCCAATCCGCTGCCGCCGAGGCCGCCGCGATCGAGACCGCCACCCCCCAGGTTACCGCCGCCCAGGCCGCCAAAATTTCCACCGCGCGATAGGCCGCCGCCTCCACCGAGACCGCCAGCGCCGAGGCCTCCGCCTCCCAGGCCGCCGAGATCACCGCCGCGAGGAAGTCCCCCGCCGCCCAATCCGCCGCCGCCAAAGTTGCCGCCGTGGAAGCCGCCTCCGCCGAGGCCTCCGCCCATTCCGCCATGCATGCCGCCGCCGAAGCCGCCGCCACCCATGCCGCCATGGAAACCGCCTCCTCCAAAACCACCACGAGCCCAACATTGGGTGCTGGCGATGGCGAGCATCAGTCCGCAGGTTACTGTCCAAGAAAGTTGACGTTTCATGGCTACCATCCGTTCTTTGATTTTTGATTGGGGGAGTGAGAACTACGGCTGCGACGCCTGACGCTTGATCACGACTTCGTCGGTATCGGGAAGCGGTTGGCCTCCGATCGAGCGGGAAGTCGATTGCCAGACGTACGCGTTCTCGTCCAGCTTGGTGAGCGTGTTGACCGATTCGGTCGGCAGTCCGCCGCCGGTCACGCCACGCATGGTGGCGGTAAATCCGTTCTCGATCGGCGTCCAGAGGCCGGTCGCGTGCCCGCCGTCGGCGCTGAAGTTCCAGGACTGAACCTGACCCTTAATTGGATTCCAGCCAATCAACTGCACGCCAGAGACTTTCGCTCCCTTGGGACCGGTCGTCGTGTAGGTTCGCTCGACGAAGCTCTTGTTGGCGACCCAGCGACACTCCGATTCGATTCGCATGCCGTACTCTTCGGCCGACCATTTGCCGATCAACCACTGCAGATCGGCGATCTTTTGATGCACCGAAGGCAGGCCGACCCGGCGATCGCGAACCGACGCCATCCGCCACTTGCCGTCCAGCTTGACTTGGATGGCGGCGTAAGCGCCGTAAACGGGCTCACCATCGGCGACTTCACTGACTAGGGTGCGACCTTCTTCCAGAGCCGCTTCGTCGCTCAGCAGTTGGATCGAGTCGACGACGACTTCGATCTTTGTCTCGGGATTCTTCTTGAAGAGTTCCGCGTAAGCGGCTTCGATCTCTTTTTGACCAGTAAACTTGCGCCCCGAGTCGTCGACAAATTGTCCGTGGGGCGTCCACAGGGCGGCGACCGCCGCGGCGTCACCTTGGTTGAATGCGGTGACGAAGGCCTGCGATTGATCACGAATCGCCGTTAGGCTTTCGCTTTGATCGGAATGAACCTCTTGCTTTTCTTTGACGTCGTCTTCGGCGGCGAATACGGATACCGGCATCACCAAAGCGACAAGCAACGCGGCTCGCGTCGCCAGAGAATGTGTGGTCACGGGTGCGATCCATAATTAGGGGGAAGCGACGCAGCCCTGCGACAGACAAACCGGCATCCTGCTCCGGCTATGGGGGACATTGACTAAAGTAAAACATAGTTTCGTCTGACTGGCAATTTTGGGGAATCAGGCCAATTTTGCCAGAAAATAGCAGTCCCAAGCGGCAGTATCGGAGTGCGAGTCTCGAACAAGGGGCTTTCGCGACCGTCCGTGAGAGACTGCATGAAGCGAAAATCCGTAAAAATCTTCATTGAAAATACGCGATCGAGCGTCTTTTTGACGACGCACTGCAATTCTTGGAATGCGTCTTGGCGGCGACGCTCGGCGACTGACATAAAGCGACGCCAATGCGTGTTTTGGGCAACGCCGGTCCCGTCGACGGGGATACCTGCCCTGTCGCCGGGTATAGTGGTTGCATTATTACGACAGCGACTACAGTTGTCGCCAAAAGCCCTCACTGACCACGCAAAGACTACCGCCAATGCCTGCTTCTTCAGCAAACGAAGTTCCCCAACCTGCTGAAAAATTAGCCACGACGTCGGGCGTTCCGCTTCTTCGACCTTTTCATCTGGCGGTCCAAGTGCACGATCTGATCGCGGCACGAAAATTTTATGGCGAACTATTAGGTTGTCCTGAAGGTCGCAGCGCCGACACTTGGGTCGACTTCGATTTCTTTGGCCATCAGTTCGTGTGCCATGTGAATCAAGAGAAGCAAGCGGCGCCCGCGTTTAACGAAGTCGACGGACATGGCGTTCCGGTGCCACACTTTGGCGTCGTGCTGGATTTAGAAACCTGGTCGAAACTGGCCGAGCGGTTGAAGTCGCAGCAGATCGAATTCGTCATCGCCCCTTACATTCGTTTCGAGGGACAGCCGGGCGAACAAGGGACGATGTTCTTCTTCGATCCCTCCGGCAACGCCGTCGAGATCAAAGGTTTTCGCAACTTGGACAATCTGTTCGCCAAGTAGGCGATCGGGAGAGATCGCGACGCAATAGAAAAAGTTGACGCTTACGTCGACTCGGCCTGGGGATCGACGGCGTCGATCAAGCGAGCCTGACGAGCCCACGTGGTGGTCCGGAAGGCGTGGAGAAACTCCGGCGAGATCGCCTCGCACCCTTCTTCGCAGATCGCGTGATAGCCAGGGTGCGGCAGAATCTGCGAGTCAAGCAACTGCCGACCGTCGTAGGAATCTCGCCGGCACGAGAAGAAATAGCCGATTGACGGCTGCGGCGCTTCGCCGTTCCAGCAAAGCGTCCACGCCGGCACGAGGTCGTAGGCTGACTCCCGCGAGAGGAGCGCCGGAATGTCGTCGACGCTCATCTGAAACATCATCGCATTGAACCAGTCGGCGCGATCGCCGGTCGCTTGGGCGTTGAGTACGCCAAATTGGTCATGAGCGACCGCTTCTCCATAAACGCCGCGTCCCCGCGGGCTCATGACGTACTCATAGATGCGGCGGGCGCCCAAGACGATCACCGGTTTGGCCGACGCCAAACATTCGGCGCTTAGCGAGCGGCGAGCCGACGCCAGATTCATCAAGCTGCCATACCCGATCAACGGCAGACGATGATCGGGCGTGGGGAACAAATCGTCGACCGACCACGGATAGAGGTGCTCGGCCGCATGTCGTGCGGTACAAAGCGACGACATGCTTGCGGTCGTCTGGCTCGCCAATAAAGGCATCGAAGCGTGACGAGGAAAGATCAAAACGATATTCCCAACAAATAACTACAACAACAAGATTTCCGCTTTGGCCTGCGACGCGGCGTTACCGATTCGATCCGACCCAACGGATACCTTCCATCATGATCGCGTTCGGTCCGCCCGGTTTTTCGGGATGCGGGCTAAAGCACATCACGCGCCCTCCTCCATACGTGGTACGAACAATCGCGTGGGTTCCAACCATCGCGCCTTCCGGGGCGCCCTTCTTGGCGATTTCGGTCTCGTAGGTCGCCAAGACTTCGTATCCGGGCAAATCGGGCGAGTTGTGCGGAACGAGCAGCGGCCCTTGGCCGTAGTAGCAGTCGAGTTTCGCCTTTTCCGATTGCAGGACTTCTTGGCCAGCCGAGGTCAGGCCCAGCGAAACTTTACCCGTTCCGCGAGCCCAGTGGGCCCGATCCCAAACCTTGGCGTTGATTATGCCCAGAGACCAAGTGTAGTGCGACGAGGCGAGATACGATCCGGCGCAGATGCCGACGTAGCCGCCCCCTTCGCGAACGAAGTTCTTGACCGTCTCGCAGCCCGATTCTTCCAGGTGTTTGGCTTGGCTACTGCCCATTCCGCCGGGCATGATCAGCACGTCGAAGTTCTTGAGCACGCCGCCGCGAATATCTTCTGGCGAGACGATGGCCGTTTCGAAGCCATTTTCGGGAGACAGAAAACGCTGCAAGTTGCTCGGTCCCGAGGTCTTCGACTCGACGTCGGCGTGACTGTAGAGTGCGACGCGAATCAGGTCGGTTGAAGCGGCGCCCTTCTTTTCGGCCTGAGCGATCGCTGGCGCGGCCGCCATCAACAGGGCCAAACCCACAACCAGTCGAAGCGAGAGGCGTTGCAGAAAACGGTCGGTCATTGCTAAGTTCTGTCCTGTAAGGAAGCAAGGTTAGTCGAGTTGGCGATGAAGTTCGGGAACTACGGATTGGTCGAAGTCGCTTGCGGAGCGAAGATCGGCGCCGCCGGCTGCGGAACCGCGAGCGCCGCTTCTTTGGTTTCGATAAATTTCCGCTGCATCGCCTGCATTGCATATTTCGCAGCATTGGCGTGATAGCGAGCGACGACCGCCGGGGCGAGCTTCCGCTTGGCCCACGATTGTTTCACCATGGCGGTTTCGGACAGCAATTTGTCTTCGGCGGTCCACAGATCGGCCCAGATGCTGGGCAACAGGCGTGTGTAAACGCCATCTCTGTCCGGCGTCAGATTCCATTCACGCAGCGAAATCGCAATTTCTCCGAGCTCTCCGCCGCGGTCGTCTTGCAACTCTTCGGCGACCCCGCCGGCGACCCAACAAGGGACGGCGATCGAGAATTTGGGGTCACCCAGGATCGTCCACATCGTGGTCAAAGCCGGGTCTTCGCCCGGCGAGACGCCATGAAACACGGCGGCCGAAACGGTCGTGGTGCGGCTGATGGTATTCTTGGTCGAAATCGTTTCGGGCAAGGTACCGCTGGGCGAGTTGACGGTGCCGGGCAGCGCCGCTTCGCCGCTCGCCATGTCGCGGGTGCACTGACGAACGACATGCTCCAGCGATAGTTTGCCGCCATCTTCGACCTGCATCAGCGAGCAGGCTCGCAGGTAGCGATCGGCCGAATAGATCTTGCCCAATTCTTCGGCGGTCGGGTTGGCGCCCAGATCATGAGCAGTCGTCGAAAAATTCGAGCGGACCACGTAGCCGTTGGGCGCGACCACGGGATCGTTGGCGTCAAATTTCTTGAATGATTTAGGACCGGTCTCAAACAGCGCGGCGCCGCCGGAAGCGTCGATCACGCCAAAGTTGGCGACCGTTTTGCGGCCGGTTCGATTGGTTTCTTCCAGCAGTTTTTCGAAGTCGGCGACCGTAGCGCAGGTCTGCAGGGCCTTCTTCATCAGACCGCCGTTGCCGGGGCCCGACTGCTTGCCTTCCAAGGCGAGATCGCGGCTGACCGAGTTTTCGATGCAAAAGCCGGCTTCGTTGGTTCCCATCCAGACGCTGCCACGGCTACCGGCGTTGAAGACGCCGATCGCTTTGTACTTGCCATCCTCAAACAAGGCGACTTCGTTGTGCATCGTCGAAGACGTATCGCGGTTCTTCCACAAGATTGGTCGGCCGTCGACGGTCGCCTTGCCGCTGATCACCGCTGTCGTGCAGGCGCGAGTTTCGACGCCGCTGAAGAAGCTCGTCGACATCGCCAACATGCCAAGAAGAATCGCAACGGGATGGGCGGAAGTATGTCGATCCATGATTGTTCTCAGGGGGGTTCGTTTGGGGGAAACGCTCAGGTGGGAAGTGGCGGGGCAGCGACTGCACTGATTCTGCGCAGTCCCGCCTGCTTTTTATGAAGTATCGCTGCGCCAGATTTCGTCACAATGATTTTTTGCGCAGAATAATGTTCGTTTTTTCCGAGACAGGCTTCCATCTGCAGCCCCGAAAGCGCACATATCATCATTGGCGAAATAAATTAGATCGTAAAAGCCGCAGTCACTCTTCGGCCCGGAAATTGCTGCCGTAGTTATACTTAATGAGAGTCGGCAAGCCGCATTCCGCCTGCCAGAGAAGACTCACCCTCCCTCGCACACCTTCCCCACTAGCCTCCATTACAACCGCCAAAGAACACGACTTCGCATGATACAACGACTGTCGGTATACCCCGATCGACTTCGAATCGCGCTGTTGGTTTTGAACGAAAGCCATTGGAGCCGATCGGTCCTGGAAGGCGTCTCCCGCTTTGCCGCCGAGCATGGCGGCTGGGATTTCTGGCTCAATCCGCGCGGCATGAAAACGCAAGCGCTGATGCCGTCCGACTGGAAGGGAGAAGGTATCATCGCGCGGATTTCAGACCAGCGAGTGCAAGATTCGCTGGAGTGTCATGACTGCGCGACCATCAATGTCTCGTGGCATAGCGAACATTCCGAGCGGTTTCCGAAAGTGATCGCCGATCCGGTCGGATGTGGCGAGCTGGCGGGCAACTTTTTCGTCCAGCGCGGATTTCAGCACTTTGGGTACATCGGTCCCCCGCTCTGCTTCAATTACCGCGATCCGGTTCAGCCCGCGGTCAAGCGAGTGGTCGAGGAGGCCAATTTTTCGCTCTCGACGTTCGATCCGGATCCCTCCTCCCCGTCATCCGACTTTGATTATCAGCGGTCCCGCCTAGTCGAATGGGTCCGTGCTTTGCCGAAACCGATCGGCATCGTCGCGTTCTCGACCGTCGTCGCTCGGGAGGTGATGCTGACCTGCTCGGCAGAGGGAATCAACGTTCCGAACGACGTGGCGGTCTTGGCGGTCGAACATGATCCGCTCATCTCTCAATTGTCGCCGATGCCGATTTCGTACATTCAGCAGCGGCCGGAACTGGTCGGTTATGAAGCGGCTCGCGAGCTGAAACGCTTGATTTCTGGGGGCGAGCCGCGCGAACAGCCGATTTGCATCGCACCAGAAGGCATCATCGAAAAACCGTCGACCGATACGATTTTCGCCGCCGACGAGATGGTGCAAGATGCGGTCGCGTTTATCAAACGGAATTCCGACACGGCGATCAACGTCTCGGATCTGACGCGACATCTCGACGTCTCGCGGCGTTCGCTGGAAGACCGCTTTCGCAAGGCGCTGAATCGGACGCCGGCCGAAGAGATCCGCCATGCCCGACTATTAGTACTGAAAGACTACCTGCGGCAAACGAATCTCTCGTTGGCCGAAATCAGCGCCCGATCGGGATTCAGCTGCGAGAACGCCACATTGCGCTTCTTTAAGCGAATGACCGGAATGACGCCGGGCGAATACCGGCGCAATTACGATCCGATCACCGCCGCTCATTCTGAGCTTTAAGTTGGGTGGGCTCGCTGCGCTGCGAGTTGAAGTACGCGGCGGCTGCTGACGCCGTAGCACGATAAGTCGGTCGTCTGCTTCGATCGTGGGCACATTGCGGCCGTTGTCTTCCTGCAAGAATTGGGCGATTTACCCCACCTCTGGTCGCCGCTTCTTAAAAAGTAGCGCGCAGGCGCCTAAAAATTATGCGGACAAACGTGGTGAAACAATAATTTTGTCCTGCCATGCAAAATTGGTTAATCATTTTGCGTGAACGTCCCTAGGAGCCGCCTGAATGTGAACTTAACTTAATTTCAGGCAATCGAGCGAAGCGGATTTGTCGCTTGAAGCAAATCACGAATTCATTCATACCAATTCAGACGCAGAAGAAGAGGACCATATGACTTTGCAAACTCTGTCACGTCCAGGCGCCCGTCGTGGGTTTACGCTGGTCGAACTTCTGGTCGTGATCGCCATCATCGGCGTCTTAATCGCCCTGCTGCTGCCGGCCGTGCAACAGGCTCGCGAAGCGGCTCGTCGGATGCAATGCCGAAACAATCTGAAGCAGATGGGCTTGGCCCTGCACAACTATCATGACGTGCATGGATCGTTCCCGGCCGGTTACTATCGCCACCGGGACCATGGCAGCGTTTCGGTCTTCCAAGGACCTGGTTGGGGCTGGGGAACGATGATTCTGCCGCAGTTGGAAGAGAACAATCGATTCGATGGGCTGAACGTCAGCAACCGCCATGCGTCGGACGATGCCGACATCCTGCAATACTCGCAACCGCCGATCAGCGCCTTTCGCTGTCCCAGCGCTCCGGGCGGAGATCTGAATGAAGCGTTTCCGAACTCGACTTCAGCGCCGGCGCATGGTCTCTCGACCTACAAGGGAGTTTTTGGTGATCGCAATACGCAGTACTCCAGCTACTCCGACTTGGCCGACTGCCCTTACACCGCCGGCAGCTGCAACGAAGGGGGCAACGGGATCTTCTCGCCCAACAGCAAGGTGAGCTTCCGCGATATTACCGACGGCACGACCAATACGGTGATGATCGGTGAAGTCCCCTATGGCCCCAATGGTTCGGTCAATAGCTCGGGCGACCTGATCGATTATCGCGGCTCGGTCTGGATCGGGATCACGGCCGATGGCAATTCGACCGCCGGCGTCCGCTCGAACGTCGCGACGATTCAAACGCTTCGCGGGTTGAACGGCAGCGGATCGACTAGCACGTTGTACAAAATTAACGGCAGCAACAGCTACTCGTTTGGCTCGCATCATGCCGGCGGGGCGCAGTTTGTTTTGGCCGACGCCAGCGCTCGTTTCATCGCTTCGACGGTTGAACCGTCCTTGTTGAATCGGATTTCGGCCCGCAACGACGGTCAAGTGGTCGGCGAGTTCTAGTCGCTCGTCCAACTACGACGTAGTAATCAGGACAGATTACGTCACACAGCTCTGGGCGATTTGAGATCGAAGTCCCCCACGGCGCCTTAAGGCGAAAGCGTTTCGCGAACGACCAACGCAAATTTACGGCAGACAACCTCTTGCTCCAAAAAGTTAATTGCATGAAACGAAGCTTGCCATATTACCTAAGTACGCTGTTGCTACTGACCGGCTGCAGCTCGTACGCGAGTCAAATCGAAACGATCGCCGTTCAGGGTATCGTTCAAATGGAAGGTAAGCCGGTCGAGAACGTCGAGGTCGCATTTCTCTCGGAAGATTTGCCGATGGCGTTTGGCATTACCGATGCGGAAGGAAAATACGAGTTAGCGACGCGGCGGTATGGCAAAGGAGCGTCGCCAGGAGACTATACGGCGAAGATCTATATGACCGACAAAACAGCGATTGGTGGGACCGGAAGAAAAGTGCGGATCCCGAAGGTCTACAGCGAAAAAGGGGTCGCCGCGGTTACGGTCGACGCCGACAGCGGCAGCCAATTTGACTTTGACCTCGTCAGCAAACCGCCTCGCAAGCCAAAGGACTGGAACGAGCAAGAAGGGGAACAATAAGAGTCGATCGTTGAACCGGGAGCGATCTGGCCAGGATCGCTTCCTCGCGGCCAATTTAGCTTCGGGGCTTTCTGAATCTGCCCCAAACATGGTCTCTTCTCGCGGATGCACTCTCTTCTTCCGCACGACGCTTGAAACTCAATACCCCCCCGCGGGGCATTGGTGGTGGAAATAGGAGTTTCAGGTAAAGATTTCCGGTCCTAACGGCGTTCCCATTGCATTCTGCAGAGGGGATTAGTAACATCGATGGTTAGATGAGCCCCTCAAAAGGACCCTTTTTGCCGTGGAAGCGGTGGAGTTTCCTCCCGCGGCAATCAGCGGATCGTATCTCGCTCGGAAACGTCTCTCCGAGCCCTGATCCGCAGCCCATCTCTTCGCCGAAAACCGACCGCTTCGCCATAGCGTCCATGGACGCCGCTCGCGATTGCACACCTTGATTGACCTCCCCGAGTCAGAACTGGAACTAGAGTCCGATGCGAAGTCCCCGTAGAAACCGCCGCAGGTGCAAACCGGTTTCCGAAGTTCGCTATGAGCAGCTTGAGACGCGTTCGATGTTCGCCGCCGCTTCGTTGGGCGACGATGCGACTGAGTTGGGCCCCGCCGGCGCC
The genomic region above belongs to Blastopirellula retiformator and contains:
- a CDS encoding DUF1559 domain-containing protein, with the protein product MTLQTLSRPGARRGFTLVELLVVIAIIGVLIALLLPAVQQAREAARRMQCRNNLKQMGLALHNYHDVHGSFPAGYYRHRDHGSVSVFQGPGWGWGTMILPQLEENNRFDGLNVSNRHASDDADILQYSQPPISAFRCPSAPGGDLNEAFPNSTSAPAHGLSTYKGVFGDRNTQYSSYSDLADCPYTAGSCNEGGNGIFSPNSKVSFRDITDGTTNTVMIGEVPYGPNGSVNSSGDLIDYRGSVWIGITADGNSTAGVRSNVATIQTLRGLNGSGSTSTLYKINGSNSYSFGSHHAGGAQFVLADASARFIASTVEPSLLNRISARNDGQVVGEF
- a CDS encoding AraC family transcriptional regulator, producing MIQRLSVYPDRLRIALLVLNESHWSRSVLEGVSRFAAEHGGWDFWLNPRGMKTQALMPSDWKGEGIIARISDQRVQDSLECHDCATINVSWHSEHSERFPKVIADPVGCGELAGNFFVQRGFQHFGYIGPPLCFNYRDPVQPAVKRVVEEANFSLSTFDPDPSSPSSDFDYQRSRLVEWVRALPKPIGIVAFSTVVAREVMLTCSAEGINVPNDVAVLAVEHDPLISQLSPMPISYIQQRPELVGYEAARELKRLISGGEPREQPICIAPEGIIEKPSTDTIFAADEMVQDAVAFIKRNSDTAINVSDLTRHLDVSRRSLEDRFRKALNRTPAEEIRHARLLVLKDYLRQTNLSLAEISARSGFSCENATLRFFKRMTGMTPGEYRRNYDPITAAHSEL
- a CDS encoding C45 family peptidase, whose product is MDRHTSAHPVAILLGMLAMSTSFFSGVETRACTTAVISGKATVDGRPILWKNRDTSSTMHNEVALFEDGKYKAIGVFNAGSRGSVWMGTNEAGFCIENSVSRDLALEGKQSGPGNGGLMKKALQTCATVADFEKLLEETNRTGRKTVANFGVIDASGGAALFETGPKSFKKFDANDPVVAPNGYVVRSNFSTTAHDLGANPTAEELGKIYSADRYLRACSLMQVEDGGKLSLEHVVRQCTRDMASGEAALPGTVNSPSGTLPETISTKNTISRTTTVSAAVFHGVSPGEDPALTTMWTILGDPKFSIAVPCWVAGGVAEELQDDRGGELGEIAISLREWNLTPDRDGVYTRLLPSIWADLWTAEDKLLSETAMVKQSWAKRKLAPAVVARYHANAAKYAMQAMQRKFIETKEAALAVPQPAAPIFAPQATSTNP
- a CDS encoding VOC family protein, encoding MAVQVHDLIAARKFYGELLGCPEGRSADTWVDFDFFGHQFVCHVNQEKQAAPAFNEVDGHGVPVPHFGVVLDLETWSKLAERLKSQQIEFVIAPYIRFEGQPGEQGTMFFFDPSGNAVEIKGFRNLDNLFAK
- a CDS encoding BPL-N domain-containing protein, which translates into the protein MTDRFLQRLSLRLVVGLALLMAAAPAIAQAEKKGAASTDLIRVALYSHADVESKTSGPSNLQRFLSPENGFETAIVSPEDIRGGVLKNFDVLIMPGGMGSSQAKHLEESGCETVKNFVREGGGYVGICAGSYLASSHYTWSLGIINAKVWDRAHWARGTGKVSLGLTSAGQEVLQSEKAKLDCYYGQGPLLVPHNSPDLPGYEVLATYETEIAKKGAPEGAMVGTHAIVRTTYGGGRVMCFSPHPEKPGGPNAIMMEGIRWVGSNR
- a CDS encoding YybH family protein, whose amino-acid sequence is MTTHSLATRAALLVALVMPVSVFAAEDDVKEKQEVHSDQSESLTAIRDQSQAFVTAFNQGDAAAVAALWTPHGQFVDDSGRKFTGQKEIEAAYAELFKKNPETKIEVVVDSIQLLSDEAALEEGRTLVSEVADGEPVYGAYAAIQVKLDGKWRMASVRDRRVGLPSVHQKIADLQWLIGKWSAEEYGMRIESECRWVANKSFVERTYTTTGPKGAKVSGVQLIGWNPIKGQVQSWNFSADGGHATGLWTPIENGFTATMRGVTGGGLPTESVNTLTKLDENAYVWQSTSRSIGGQPLPDTDEVVIKRQASQP
- a CDS encoding alpha/beta hydrolase family protein: MSSLCTARHAAEHLYPWSVDDLFPTPDHRLPLIGYGSLMNLASARRSLSAECLASAKPVIVLGARRIYEYVMSPRGRGVYGEAVAHDQFGVLNAQATGDRADWFNAMMFQMSVDDIPALLSRESAYDLVPAWTLCWNGEAPQPSIGYFFSCRRDSYDGRQLLDSQILPHPGYHAICEEGCEAISPEFLHAFRTTTWARQARLIDAVDPQAEST
- a CDS encoding protocadherin; translated protein: MKRQLSWTVTCGLMLAIASTQCWARGGFGGGGFHGGMGGGGFGGGMHGGMGGGLGGGGFHGGNFGGGGLGGGGLPRGGDLGGLGGGGLGAGGLGGGGGLSRGGNFGGLGGGNLGGGGLDRGGLGGSGLGGGALDRGGLGGGAGLGGGGLDRGGLGAGAFGGAAPSRSQLNSFLGLPSDGGLHGLGTSASHYSHDGNYFDINHGSVDGPRGGAASGTSITGPRDNTVGRGGAVGPNGGAVAGRGFEGADGAKGGQAIARGPRGDIAAGGAVRGPNGGFAARGAVVGPHGAAAGFVRVSPTDRYHCAVGVRTNFNHWGVYGPGWYTDHPGAWFAAGWAAGYCWRAATWGSLDAWMGYSDAPVYYDYGNTVVYQDNSVYVNGQSVGTPEEYYDSASTLATDGAQAQASSDGDWLPLGVFALSKSGETTSDVTIQLAINKDGIIRGNYTDTKTGKSEVIQGSADKKTQRVAFTVGDNTNNVVETGLYNLTKDEAPVLIHFGKDKTEQWLLVRLKKPDSASSDDPLGQ